A stretch of Gadus macrocephalus chromosome 17, ASM3116895v1 DNA encodes these proteins:
- the si:ch211-212k18.13 gene encoding retinitis pigmentosa 1-like 1 protein isoform X11: MKPKYKGLRNQGSTCYLNSVLQVLFMTKEFRDAVQKFVVESSYIDAHLKDLFRQLKNGSPTTECIIFKLGIENVGQQQDAAQYFEKILSLASPKASQVFHGRLIHRTTCSCGVSTVEHNSFWTLNLPINNAHNGVYNVEDGLKRFFSQSKLTGDNQVYCDECAVKADTTTECAVELYPKVLVLLLKRFEFSYYEMDYVKNDCPVDVPLDIEMAKGASYELYATVDHVGDLRGGHYTATIQSPDDGWYDFNDSWVTPKNNFNPEWSQNGYLLFYRKRERQISDSPQEHPHGSSVDPVESETNQNNADDGNADLTKRGDVERGDDVRAGVDDPESVDVERGDDVRAGVDDPESVDVERGDDVRKGVDDPEGGEVTGGDEVTEGVDVPEGGEVTGGGEVTEGVDVPEGGEVTGGDEVTEGVDDPEGGEVTEGVDVPEGGEVTGGGEVTEGVDVPEGGEVTGGDEVTEGVDDPEGGEVTEGVDVPERGEVTGGDEVTEGVDVPEGGEVTGGDEVTEGVDVPEGGEVTGGDVVAGDPQTLESARLDGKCGERIKRDEELPTNEMDTRKPGDQAGQQEASGTDPTVSDPEGVVTERRRGEEGQTEGGVIQKTDDGHDSGGDDHHTTPSSSEPMDERPASAGSSDVTGGGDAMECGDDRAGDVVGPGDPLLTESERSDRKGGERRTTGVEVPTNEKESREPGDQARQQEASGTIPKVSDPESRFNERKRGRRESMELMEVCEEGETEGRVIKKKRRKVLDIPNCFSGLCLSSRPRLAKRKQRLGSKADKVKVKKSIKKRLKNHGFMCYNKQTSDTE, encoded by the exons TGAAAGCTCCTACATCGATGCTCATCTCAAAGATCTCTTCCGTCAGCTGAAGAATGGTTCTCCCACTACGGAATGCATCATCTTCAAACTTGGGATAGAAAATG TAGGGCAGCAGCAAGATGCTGCCCAGTATTTTGAGAAGATTCTAAGTCTGGCGAGTCCTAAGGCCTCACAG gttTTCCATGGAAGGTTAATTCACCGCACGACATGTTCGTGTGGCGTAAGCACTGTTGAACACAATTCATTTTGGACTCTTAATCTCCCGATTAACAATGCCCACAATGGAGTTTATAACGTG GAAGACGGGTTGAAACGATTTTTCAGCCAATCAAAGTTAACCGGAGACAACCAAGTGTACTGTGATGAGTGTGCGGTCAAAGCAGACACCACGACT GAATGTGCAGTAGAACTCTATCCAAAGGTTCTTGTGCTGCTGCTTAAGAGATTTGAGTTCAGCTACTACGAAATGGACTACGTGAAAAACGATTGCCCTGTGGATGTTCCTTTGGACATTGAAATGGCAAAG GGTGCGAGCTATGAGCTCTATGCCACCGTGGACCATGTGGGGGACCTGAGGGGGGGCCACTACACAGCCACCATCCAGTCTCCAGACGACGGCTGGTACGACTTCAACGACTCATGGGTTACACCG AAAAACAACTTTAATCCAGAATG GAGCCAGAACGGCTATCTCCTTttttacagaaagagagaaagacaaa ttAGTGATTCACCTCAGGAGCACCCCCACGGGTCGTCTGTGGACCCGGTCGAGTCggagaccaatcagaacaaCGCTGACGATGGCAACGCTGATCTTACTAAGCGTGGTGATGTTGAGAGAGGTGATGATGTCAGGGCGGGGGTTGATGATCCTGAGAGTGTTGATGTTGAGAGAGGTGATGATGTCAGGGCGGGGGTGGATGATCCTGAGAGTGTTGATGTTGAGAGAG GTGATGATGTCAGGAAGGGGGTTGATGATCCTGAGGGTGGTGAGGTCACAGGAGGTGATGAGGTCACAGAGGGGGTTGATGTTCCTGAGGGTGGTGAGGTCACAGGAGGTGGTGAGGTCACAGAGGGGGTTGATGTTCCTGAGGGTGGTGAGGTCACAGGAGGTGATGAGGTCACAGAGGGGGTTGATGATCCTGAGGGTGGTGAGGTCACAGAGGGGGTTGATGTTCCTGAGGGTGGTGAGGTCACAGGAGGTGGTGAGGTCACAGAGGGGGTTGATGTTCCTGAGGGTGGTGAGGTCACAGGAGGTGATGAGGTCACAGAGGGGGTTGATGATCCTGAGGGTGGTGAGGTCACAGAGGGGGTTGATGTTCCTGAGCGTGGTGAGGTCACAGGAGGTGATGAGGTCACAGAGGGGGTTGATGTTCCTGAGGGTGGTGAGGTCACAGGAGGTGATGAGGTCACAGAGGGGGTTGATGTCCCAGAGGGTGGTGAGGTCACAGGAGGTGATGTCGTGGCGGGGGACCCTCAAACATTGGAGAGTGCTCGGTTAGACGGGAAGTGTGGCGAGCGCATTAAGAGAGACGAAGAGCTTCCGACCAATGAGATGGACACTCGCAAACCAGGTGATCAAGCTGGCCAACAGGAAGCCAGCGGCACCGACCCAACGGTCAGCGATCCGGAGGGCGTTGTTaccgagaggaggaggggggaggaggggcagacGGAGGGTGGAGTAATACAGAAGACTGACGATGGCCAcgatagtggtggtgatgaccaccacactacaccctcctcctctgagcCAATGGATGAACGGCCGGCGTCGGCGGGGAGCAGTGATGTCACGGGAGGTGGTGATGCCATGGAGTGTGGGGATGACAGGGCAGGTGATGTTGTCGGGCCGGGGGACCCTCTACTAACGGAGAGTGAGAGGTCAGACCGTAAAGGTGGCGAGCGCAGGACAACAGGTGTAGAGGTTCCGACCAATGAGAAGGAGTCTCGTGAACCAGGGGATCAAGCTCGTCAACAGGAAGCCAGCGGCACCATCCCAAAAGTCAGCGATCCAGAGAGCAGGTTTAACGAGAGGAAGAGGGGCCGGAGGGAAAGTATGGAGCTTATGGAGGTctgtgaggagggggagacggagggcagAGTAATAAAGAAGAAACGTAGAAAAGTCTTAGACATTCCAAACTGTTTCTCCGGATTGTGTTTGAGCTCTAGGCCGAGATTGGCAAAGCGTAAACAGAGACTGGGAAGTAAGGCTGACAAGGTCAAAGTTAAAAAATCTATTAAAAAGAGACTAAAGAATCATGGCTTTATGTGTTACAATAAGCAGACCTCGGATACAGAATAA
- the si:ch211-212k18.13 gene encoding retinitis pigmentosa 1-like 1 protein isoform X13, whose protein sequence is MKPKYKGLRNQGSTCYLNSVLQVLFMTKEFRDAVQNESSYIDAHLKDLFRQLKNGSPTTECIIFKLGIENVGQQQDAAQYFEKILSLASPKASQVFHGRLIHRTTCSCGVSTVEHNSFWTLNLPINNAHNGVYNVEDGLKRFFSQSKLTGDNQVYCDECAVKADTTTECAVELYPKVLVLLLKRFEFSYYEMDYVKNDCPVDVPLDIEMAKGASYELYATVDHVGDLRGGHYTATIQSPDDGWYDFNDSWVTPKNNFNPEWSQNGYLLFYRKRERQISDSPQEHPHGSSVDPVESETNQNNADDGNADLTKRGDVERGDDVRAGVDDPESVDVERGDDVRAGVDDPESVDVERGDDVRKGVDDPEGGEVTGGDEVTEGVDVPEGGEVTGGGEVTEGVDVPEGGEVTGGDEVTEGVDDPEGGEVTEGVDVPEGGEVTGGGEVTEGVDVPEGGEVTGGDEVTEGVDDPEGGEVTEGVDVPERGEVTGGDEVTEGVDVPEGGEVTGGDEVTEGVDVPEGGEVTGGDVVAGDPQTLESARLDGKCGERIKRDEELPTNEMDTRKPGDQAGQQEASGTDPTVSDPEGVVTERRRGEEGQTEGGVIQKTDDGHDSGGDDHHTTPSSSEPMDERPASAGSSDVTGGGDAMECGDDRAGDVVGPGDPLLTESERSDRKGGERRTTGVEVPTNEKESREPGDQARQQEASGTIPKVSDPESRFNERKRGRRESMELMEVCEEGETEGRVIKKKRRKVLDIPNCFSGLCLSSRPRLAKRKQRLGSKADKVKVKKSIKKRLKNHGFMCYNKQTSDTE, encoded by the exons TGAAAGCTCCTACATCGATGCTCATCTCAAAGATCTCTTCCGTCAGCTGAAGAATGGTTCTCCCACTACGGAATGCATCATCTTCAAACTTGGGATAGAAAATG TAGGGCAGCAGCAAGATGCTGCCCAGTATTTTGAGAAGATTCTAAGTCTGGCGAGTCCTAAGGCCTCACAG gttTTCCATGGAAGGTTAATTCACCGCACGACATGTTCGTGTGGCGTAAGCACTGTTGAACACAATTCATTTTGGACTCTTAATCTCCCGATTAACAATGCCCACAATGGAGTTTATAACGTG GAAGACGGGTTGAAACGATTTTTCAGCCAATCAAAGTTAACCGGAGACAACCAAGTGTACTGTGATGAGTGTGCGGTCAAAGCAGACACCACGACT GAATGTGCAGTAGAACTCTATCCAAAGGTTCTTGTGCTGCTGCTTAAGAGATTTGAGTTCAGCTACTACGAAATGGACTACGTGAAAAACGATTGCCCTGTGGATGTTCCTTTGGACATTGAAATGGCAAAG GGTGCGAGCTATGAGCTCTATGCCACCGTGGACCATGTGGGGGACCTGAGGGGGGGCCACTACACAGCCACCATCCAGTCTCCAGACGACGGCTGGTACGACTTCAACGACTCATGGGTTACACCG AAAAACAACTTTAATCCAGAATG GAGCCAGAACGGCTATCTCCTTttttacagaaagagagaaagacaaa ttAGTGATTCACCTCAGGAGCACCCCCACGGGTCGTCTGTGGACCCGGTCGAGTCggagaccaatcagaacaaCGCTGACGATGGCAACGCTGATCTTACTAAGCGTGGTGATGTTGAGAGAGGTGATGATGTCAGGGCGGGGGTTGATGATCCTGAGAGTGTTGATGTTGAGAGAGGTGATGATGTCAGGGCGGGGGTGGATGATCCTGAGAGTGTTGATGTTGAGAGAG GTGATGATGTCAGGAAGGGGGTTGATGATCCTGAGGGTGGTGAGGTCACAGGAGGTGATGAGGTCACAGAGGGGGTTGATGTTCCTGAGGGTGGTGAGGTCACAGGAGGTGGTGAGGTCACAGAGGGGGTTGATGTTCCTGAGGGTGGTGAGGTCACAGGAGGTGATGAGGTCACAGAGGGGGTTGATGATCCTGAGGGTGGTGAGGTCACAGAGGGGGTTGATGTTCCTGAGGGTGGTGAGGTCACAGGAGGTGGTGAGGTCACAGAGGGGGTTGATGTTCCTGAGGGTGGTGAGGTCACAGGAGGTGATGAGGTCACAGAGGGGGTTGATGATCCTGAGGGTGGTGAGGTCACAGAGGGGGTTGATGTTCCTGAGCGTGGTGAGGTCACAGGAGGTGATGAGGTCACAGAGGGGGTTGATGTTCCTGAGGGTGGTGAGGTCACAGGAGGTGATGAGGTCACAGAGGGGGTTGATGTCCCAGAGGGTGGTGAGGTCACAGGAGGTGATGTCGTGGCGGGGGACCCTCAAACATTGGAGAGTGCTCGGTTAGACGGGAAGTGTGGCGAGCGCATTAAGAGAGACGAAGAGCTTCCGACCAATGAGATGGACACTCGCAAACCAGGTGATCAAGCTGGCCAACAGGAAGCCAGCGGCACCGACCCAACGGTCAGCGATCCGGAGGGCGTTGTTaccgagaggaggaggggggaggaggggcagacGGAGGGTGGAGTAATACAGAAGACTGACGATGGCCAcgatagtggtggtgatgaccaccacactacaccctcctcctctgagcCAATGGATGAACGGCCGGCGTCGGCGGGGAGCAGTGATGTCACGGGAGGTGGTGATGCCATGGAGTGTGGGGATGACAGGGCAGGTGATGTTGTCGGGCCGGGGGACCCTCTACTAACGGAGAGTGAGAGGTCAGACCGTAAAGGTGGCGAGCGCAGGACAACAGGTGTAGAGGTTCCGACCAATGAGAAGGAGTCTCGTGAACCAGGGGATCAAGCTCGTCAACAGGAAGCCAGCGGCACCATCCCAAAAGTCAGCGATCCAGAGAGCAGGTTTAACGAGAGGAAGAGGGGCCGGAGGGAAAGTATGGAGCTTATGGAGGTctgtgaggagggggagacggagggcagAGTAATAAAGAAGAAACGTAGAAAAGTCTTAGACATTCCAAACTGTTTCTCCGGATTGTGTTTGAGCTCTAGGCCGAGATTGGCAAAGCGTAAACAGAGACTGGGAAGTAAGGCTGACAAGGTCAAAGTTAAAAAATCTATTAAAAAGAGACTAAAGAATCATGGCTTTATGTGTTACAATAAGCAGACCTCGGATACAGAATAA